In the Sediminibacter sp. Hel_I_10 genome, one interval contains:
- a CDS encoding DASS family sodium-coupled anion symporter — protein sequence MNFTKRLGLILGPILFFLILSFFRPEGLSPQANAVLASTAWIAVWWITEAIPIAITALLPIVLFPLSGALDLSTTTSAFGHKYVFLYLGGFIIAISIEKWNLHRRIALNIINIIGSDVRKIILGFMVATAFLSMWISNTATSVMMLPIGVAIIKQLKDNPNTKADENQVFGKALMLAIAYSASIGGLGTLIGTPPNLVLAGVVSDIYNYEITFLQWFMFGFPISIVLLFICWKYLTRFAFKFEQTEFPGGKQEIKRLLKTLGKISYEEKMVSLVFGVTAFCWITRSFLLQGFLPALDDTIIALFFAIVLFLIPSKDKTERLINWEEAVKLPWGIILLFGGGMALAQGFETSGLAAWIGGQMTSFAGVTTILLIFLLIAAVNFLTEITSNLATTAMLLPVLAPMAITVDLHPFVLMVGAAVAASCAFMLPVATPPNAVVFGSGYLRIPDMVSKGLVMNIISIIILTLFVYFVLPELWGIAVEGFPEALRT from the coding sequence ATGAATTTTACCAAGCGTCTCGGTCTCATTTTAGGGCCCATTCTTTTCTTTTTAATTTTAAGCTTTTTTAGACCCGAAGGGCTATCGCCCCAAGCCAATGCCGTTTTAGCATCTACTGCATGGATTGCCGTCTGGTGGATCACCGAGGCCATCCCCATTGCCATTACCGCATTGCTTCCCATTGTACTGTTCCCATTATCTGGAGCTTTAGACCTGTCTACAACCACAAGTGCATTTGGCCACAAGTACGTCTTTCTTTATCTCGGGGGCTTTATCATTGCCATTTCTATTGAGAAATGGAACCTACACCGACGTATTGCCCTTAACATCATCAATATTATTGGTAGTGATGTGCGTAAAATTATTTTAGGGTTTATGGTAGCCACTGCCTTTTTATCTATGTGGATCTCAAATACCGCTACCTCTGTGATGATGCTACCTATTGGCGTGGCCATTATCAAGCAGCTCAAAGATAACCCCAACACCAAGGCTGATGAAAATCAAGTTTTCGGGAAAGCACTCATGCTCGCCATCGCCTACAGCGCCTCTATTGGCGGCTTAGGGACCTTAATAGGAACCCCACCAAATTTAGTGTTAGCCGGTGTGGTTTCTGATATTTACAACTACGAAATTACCTTTCTGCAATGGTTCATGTTTGGGTTCCCAATCTCTATCGTGCTCTTATTTATCTGCTGGAAATACCTCACACGTTTTGCTTTTAAATTTGAACAAACCGAGTTTCCTGGTGGCAAACAAGAAATCAAACGGTTACTGAAAACCTTAGGAAAAATAAGTTATGAAGAAAAAATGGTCTCCCTTGTGTTTGGGGTTACTGCGTTTTGCTGGATCACCCGGTCTTTTTTGCTGCAAGGGTTCTTGCCCGCATTAGATGATACGATTATCGCCCTGTTTTTTGCGATTGTTTTATTTTTAATTCCTTCAAAGGACAAAACCGAACGACTTATCAATTGGGAAGAAGCCGTGAAACTCCCTTGGGGCATCATCTTACTATTTGGCGGCGGTATGGCTTTGGCTCAAGGATTTGAGACCAGCGGATTGGCCGCTTGGATTGGAGGCCAGATGACCAGTTTTGCTGGCGTAACCACCATTCTACTTATTTTCTTATTGATTGCTGCCGTTAACTTTTTAACCGAAATCACGTCAAATCTCGCCACCACAGCCATGTTATTGCCCGTTTTGGCACCAATGGCCATAACAGTAGACTTACACCCCTTTGTGCTTATGGTTGGCGCTGCAGTCGCGGCCTCTTGCGCATTTATGCTACCTGTGGCCACACCACCAAATGCCGTTGTTTTTGGCTCAGGGTATTTACGAATTCCAGATATGGTGAGCAAAGGCCTGGTGATGAACATCATATCCATCATCATATTAACACTCTTTGTGTATTTTGTGCTTCCTGAACTTTGGGGAATTGCCGTAGAGGGATTCCCAGAAGCATTGCGAACCTAA
- a CDS encoding carboxypeptidase-like regulatory domain-containing protein codes for MRLFLICFLFYGVSNGQNLVGYVFDAATNEPLEDVNIYLKSKALGVATDVDGKYEFNASKIISKSDTLRFSIIGYVTKSLSLSQLKASDYKVELLRKTEDLDDVYISGEKQLRRSLKFEKLAPLKKGVHGFGSILYNDKIYVVAGNAQKVDDNLKRAFVEGVMDPQASLAQLIRAMRFNFFYYQFDGSLQIYDLKKDAWDIQKDKFEKRAYHNVSIVGNQLYVLGGIKMSLNKKKDLLEESIEIYDISTGEVTSRASSSHHAINFESLGFSDYIVTAGGSISQSDSGEKSYTDAMHIYDTKTDKWFKFGSLSQPGEIKGVLVNDKILVLRVSQKEKSAIQSYDLETSTWTTLVDIPMNLENASLAYLNNIIYIYQKELFLTYDVTTQSLKHYKIKVSVVDADLLADQEALYIVGGCFEDDYSVTPSTQLYKIDVLNFLDTEQFQMEAN; via the coding sequence ATGAGATTGTTTTTGATATGTTTTCTTTTTTATGGCGTTTCCAATGGTCAAAACCTTGTGGGATATGTTTTTGATGCGGCCACGAATGAACCTTTAGAAGATGTCAACATCTATTTAAAAAGCAAAGCGCTAGGCGTTGCAACAGACGTTGATGGCAAGTATGAGTTCAACGCATCAAAAATTATTTCAAAATCAGATACGCTTAGGTTTTCAATAATTGGGTACGTCACCAAATCATTGTCTTTGTCGCAATTGAAAGCAAGCGATTATAAAGTTGAGCTTTTAAGAAAGACAGAGGATCTGGATGACGTTTATATTAGTGGAGAAAAGCAACTAAGACGTAGTCTGAAGTTTGAGAAATTGGCACCTCTCAAAAAAGGGGTGCACGGTTTTGGATCGATTCTTTATAACGACAAAATTTATGTTGTTGCCGGTAATGCGCAAAAAGTAGATGACAATCTTAAAAGAGCCTTTGTGGAAGGCGTTATGGATCCTCAAGCATCTCTAGCGCAGTTAATAAGGGCGATGCGTTTTAATTTTTTTTACTACCAGTTTGATGGCAGTTTGCAAATTTATGATCTCAAAAAAGATGCATGGGACATTCAAAAAGATAAGTTTGAAAAAAGAGCGTATCATAATGTAAGTATTGTTGGTAATCAATTGTATGTGCTTGGGGGAATTAAGATGTCGTTGAATAAAAAGAAAGATCTTTTAGAAGAATCGATAGAAATTTATGACATCAGCACTGGTGAAGTAACATCAAGAGCATCTAGTTCACATCACGCTATTAATTTTGAATCTTTGGGGTTTAGTGATTATATCGTTACTGCTGGAGGGTCAATTTCACAGAGTGATAGCGGTGAGAAAAGCTATACAGATGCCATGCATATCTATGATACTAAAACGGATAAATGGTTCAAATTTGGAAGTTTGAGTCAGCCTGGTGAGATCAAGGGTGTGTTGGTAAATGATAAGATATTGGTACTTAGGGTGAGTCAAAAAGAGAAGTCAGCAATACAATCCTACGACTTGGAAACAAGTACATGGACCACCCTGGTGGACATACCTATGAATCTAGAAAACGCCTCGTTGGCATATTTAAACAATATAATCTATATCTATCAAAAAGAACTGTTCTTAACTTATGATGTCACTACCCAAAGCCTAAAACATTATAAAATCAAGGTAAGCGTGGTTGATGCAGATTTACTTGCAGACCAAGAGGCGCTCTATATTGTTGGAGGTTGTTTTGAGGACGATTATTCTGTAACACCCTCAACTCAATTATATAAAATTGATGTCCTGAATTTTTTAGATACAGAGCAATTTCAAATGGAGGCGAACTAG